A region from the Variovorax sp. RKNM96 genome encodes:
- a CDS encoding acyl-CoA dehydrogenase family protein, whose protein sequence is MSENAAHAAPPAAHAHPIPDRHGQNLFTVDTELHALLALYLPEDLRAHMQPHFERLGGLAGGLLDELAGTADRNPPTLKQRTRTGLDEQKVVKHPAYVEMERLALSEFGLAAISHRDETLGWKGKMPPLVKYVLTYLFVQAEFGLCCPVSMTDSLTRTLKKFGDPELVARFLPRLTSLDFDELAQGAMFMTEQAAGSDIAATATMAHREADGSWRLTGDKWFCSNPDAEFAMVLARAEDGVAGMKGVSLFLLPRRLADGSLNHYRIIRLKDKLGTRSMASGEIRLEGAVAYLVGEEGRGFVQMADMVNNSRLSNGVRAAGLMRRAVAEAEYIAAERRAFGRTLDQMPLMQRQLDKLRLPSEQARTMVCQTALALARSDAGEPDAYALLRILTPLIKFRACRDARKVTGDAMEVRGGCGYIEEWSDPRLVRDAHLGSIWEGTSNIVALDVIRAVKREGSLPVLRAHFEKLLDDAALAPAFAKALRDALARAAALAETAAREGGDVLARQAASALYHCTSSIAMAWEASRSGSAARLRWAQLVLLHRVLPRDPLAPDAMPSDWNATATRAAEITA, encoded by the coding sequence ATGTCCGAGAACGCCGCTCACGCCGCGCCGCCAGCCGCGCACGCCCATCCGATTCCCGACCGTCACGGCCAGAACCTGTTCACCGTCGACACCGAGCTGCACGCCCTGCTCGCGCTCTACCTGCCCGAGGACCTGCGCGCCCACATGCAGCCGCACTTCGAGCGCCTGGGCGGCCTCGCGGGCGGCCTGCTCGACGAGCTGGCCGGCACCGCCGACCGCAACCCGCCCACGCTGAAGCAGCGCACCCGCACCGGCCTGGACGAGCAGAAGGTTGTCAAGCACCCGGCCTACGTGGAGATGGAGCGTCTCGCGCTCAGCGAATTCGGCCTGGCCGCGATCTCGCACCGCGACGAGACGCTCGGCTGGAAGGGCAAGATGCCGCCGCTGGTCAAGTACGTGCTGACCTACCTCTTCGTGCAGGCCGAGTTCGGCCTGTGCTGCCCGGTCTCGATGACCGATTCCCTCACGCGCACGCTGAAGAAATTCGGTGACCCCGAACTGGTCGCGCGCTTCCTGCCGCGCCTGACCTCGCTCGACTTCGACGAACTCGCGCAGGGCGCGATGTTCATGACCGAACAGGCCGCGGGCTCCGACATCGCCGCCACCGCGACGATGGCGCATCGCGAGGCCGATGGCAGCTGGCGCCTCACCGGCGACAAGTGGTTCTGCTCCAACCCCGATGCCGAATTTGCGATGGTGCTGGCGCGCGCCGAAGACGGCGTGGCGGGCATGAAGGGCGTGTCGCTGTTCCTGCTGCCGCGCCGGCTGGCGGACGGCAGCCTCAACCACTACCGGATCATTCGCCTGAAGGACAAGCTGGGCACGCGCTCGATGGCCAGCGGCGAGATCCGGCTCGAAGGCGCGGTGGCGTACCTGGTCGGCGAGGAAGGCCGCGGCTTCGTGCAGATGGCAGACATGGTGAACAACTCGCGCCTGTCGAACGGCGTGCGCGCCGCCGGCCTGATGCGCCGCGCGGTGGCCGAGGCCGAGTACATCGCCGCCGAACGCCGCGCCTTCGGCCGCACGCTCGACCAGATGCCGCTGATGCAGCGCCAGCTCGACAAGCTGCGCCTGCCGTCCGAGCAGGCGCGCACGATGGTCTGCCAGACTGCCCTGGCGCTGGCCCGCTCCGACGCCGGCGAGCCCGATGCCTACGCGCTGCTGCGCATCCTCACGCCGCTCATCAAGTTCCGCGCTTGCCGCGATGCGCGCAAGGTGACGGGCGACGCGATGGAAGTGCGCGGCGGCTGCGGCTACATCGAGGAATGGAGCGACCCGCGCCTGGTGCGCGACGCGCACCTGGGCTCGATCTGGGAAGGCACCAGCAACATCGTGGCGCTCGACGTGATCCGCGCCGTGAAGCGCGAAGGCTCGCTGCCCGTGCTGCGCGCGCACTTCGAAAAACTGCTCGACGACGCGGCGCTTGCGCCCGCTTTCGCCAAGGCCCTGCGCGATGCGCTGGCACGCGCCGCAGCGTTGGCCGAGACCGCCGCGCGCGAAGGCGGCGACGTGCTCGCGCGCCAGGCCGCATCGGCGCTCTACCACTGCACGAGCAGCATCGCGATGGCCTGGGAGGCCAGCCGCAGCGGCTCTGCCGCGCGCCTGCGCTGGGCGCAACTGGTGCTGCTGCACCGCGTGCTGCCGCGCGACCCACTTGCGCCCGATGCGATGCCCTCGGACTGGAACGCCACCGCGACGCGCGCCGCGGAAATCACTGCCTGA
- a CDS encoding tripartite tricarboxylate transporter substrate binding protein: protein MRHLTHLFAAVTACAALLSAAPAAQAQGPFPSKPLTLVVPFPPGGPTDAMARTLAAEMKDRLGQPMIVENRAGAGGNIGAEYVARAEADGHTLLFGTSGPLAINASLYRKINYDPVKSYAPVIQVGYLPNILVVNPALPVKTVPELVAYAKANPGKLSYASSGNGASSHLAGVLFNSVAGTDLQHIPYKGTGPALNDLLGNQVSMTFTDILTALPYVKAGKLRALGVATLARSQALPEVPTISEQGYKGYDVSVFFGIVAPAGTPADRVTKLNHAFAEVLNSPKVKQMFAAQGLEASADTSPQKLGQFIVSESAKWKDVVKKSGAQLD from the coding sequence TTGAGACACCTCACCCATCTCTTCGCCGCAGTCACTGCTTGCGCCGCATTGCTGAGCGCAGCACCCGCTGCGCAAGCCCAGGGCCCCTTCCCTTCCAAGCCCTTGACGCTGGTCGTGCCCTTCCCACCCGGTGGCCCCACCGACGCGATGGCCCGCACGCTCGCCGCCGAGATGAAAGATCGCCTCGGCCAGCCCATGATCGTGGAGAACCGCGCGGGCGCGGGCGGCAACATCGGCGCGGAATACGTGGCGCGCGCGGAAGCCGACGGCCACACGCTGCTGTTCGGCACCTCGGGGCCGCTCGCCATCAACGCGAGCCTCTACCGCAAGATCAACTACGACCCGGTCAAGAGCTATGCGCCCGTGATCCAGGTCGGCTACCTGCCGAACATCCTGGTGGTGAACCCCGCGCTGCCGGTGAAGACCGTGCCCGAGCTCGTCGCCTATGCCAAGGCCAACCCCGGCAAGCTCAGCTATGCGTCGTCGGGCAACGGCGCGTCGTCGCACCTGGCGGGCGTGCTGTTCAACTCGGTGGCCGGCACCGACCTGCAGCACATCCCCTACAAGGGCACGGGCCCGGCGCTCAACGACCTCTTGGGCAACCAGGTCAGCATGACCTTCACCGACATCCTCACCGCGCTGCCCTACGTCAAGGCCGGCAAGCTGCGCGCACTCGGCGTGGCGACGCTCGCGCGCTCGCAGGCGCTGCCCGAGGTGCCGACGATCTCGGAGCAGGGCTACAAGGGCTACGACGTGAGCGTGTTCTTCGGCATCGTCGCGCCGGCCGGCACGCCCGCGGACCGCGTGACCAAGCTCAACCATGCGTTCGCCGAAGTGCTGAACTCACCCAAGGTCAAGCAGATGTTCGCGGCGCAAGGGCTCGAAGCCTCGGCCGATACCTCGCCGCAGAAGCTCGGCCAGTTCATCGTGAGCGAATCGGCCAAGTGGAAGGACGTCGTGAAGAAGTCCGGCGCGCAGCTGGACTGA
- a CDS encoding CoA transferase, with amino-acid sequence MTAPQGALAGIRVLDISRILGGPYCGQILGDHGADVLKVEPPQGDDTRTWGPPFKEGVASYYHGLNRNKRVQHLDFSTEEGREALLALVAEADVLIENFKTGTMERWGIGYETLSQRFPRLVWCRVSGFGADGPLGALPGYDAAVQAMTGIMSINGEADGGPLRVGLPVVDMVTGLNAVIGVLLALQERNRSGHGQFVEAALYDSGLSLLHPHAANWFMDGTAPRRTGNAHPNIYPYDALATGTDPVFVAVGNDRQFASLCRCIGLPELADDPLYRTAGARSVHRNGLKQRLEAAMAAFDGRTLVDQLMAAGVPAAPVLPVADALQHPHTLHREMVVEMPGGYRGIGAPVKLSRTPASYRHAPLTPGSAFLPADDDSAQH; translated from the coding sequence ATGACTGCACCCCAAGGCGCCCTCGCGGGCATCCGCGTCCTCGACATCTCGCGCATCCTCGGCGGCCCGTACTGCGGCCAGATCCTCGGCGACCATGGCGCCGACGTGCTCAAGGTCGAGCCACCGCAGGGCGACGACACGCGCACCTGGGGCCCGCCGTTCAAGGAGGGCGTGGCCTCGTACTACCACGGCCTGAACCGCAACAAGCGCGTGCAGCACCTGGACTTCTCGACCGAGGAAGGCCGCGAGGCGCTGCTCGCGCTGGTGGCCGAGGCCGACGTGCTGATCGAGAACTTCAAGACCGGCACGATGGAGCGCTGGGGCATCGGCTACGAGACGCTGTCCCAGCGCTTTCCGCGCCTCGTGTGGTGCCGCGTGTCGGGCTTCGGCGCCGATGGTCCGCTCGGTGCGCTGCCCGGCTACGACGCGGCGGTGCAGGCGATGACCGGCATCATGAGCATCAACGGCGAGGCCGACGGCGGCCCGCTGCGCGTGGGCCTGCCGGTGGTCGACATGGTGACGGGGCTCAACGCGGTGATCGGCGTGCTGCTCGCGCTGCAGGAGCGCAACCGCAGCGGCCATGGGCAGTTCGTGGAAGCAGCGCTGTACGACAGCGGCCTCTCGCTGCTGCATCCGCATGCGGCCAACTGGTTCATGGACGGCACCGCGCCGCGCCGCACGGGCAATGCGCATCCCAACATCTATCCGTACGACGCGCTGGCCACGGGCACCGACCCGGTGTTCGTCGCGGTGGGCAACGACCGGCAGTTCGCGAGCCTGTGCCGCTGCATCGGCTTGCCCGAGCTGGCGGACGACCCGCTCTACCGCACGGCCGGTGCGCGCTCGGTGCATCGCAACGGGCTCAAGCAGCGGCTCGAAGCGGCGATGGCGGCTTTCGACGGACGCACACTGGTCGATCAATTGATGGCCGCCGGCGTGCCCGCCGCGCCGGTGCTGCCGGTGGCCGATGCACTGCAGCATCCGCACACGCTGCACCGCGAGATGGTGGTCGAGATGCCCGGCGGCTACCGCGGCATCGGCGCGCCGGTGAAGCTGAGCCGCACGCCGGCGAGCTACCGTCATGCGCCACTGACACCAGGCAGCGCGTTCCTGCCCGCTGACGACGATTCAGCGCAACACTGA
- a CDS encoding LysR family transcriptional regulator produces the protein MELRHLRYFSVLAEELHFGRAARRLSISQPPLSVAIRQLEESVGARLFERNSKEVRLTHAGEALRISARRLLQQAEEAATEARDVASGSAGRLRIGFVGAMLYRGLPPALRAFQAKHPAVRITLNELNSGVQIAELLHDRLDLGFVHTSRMPPELHHRLLLSEPFVCCLPAGHPLARKKVLAPADLRDQPFVLFSREASPDYHERILSICADAGFLPEVRHEVRHWLAVVSLVSQGMGVALVPQAMRNSALRGAVFRPLDRPVAQSEAYGVWRAGPPNVLIERLLQGVAETAAQA, from the coding sequence ATGGAACTGCGTCACCTGCGCTATTTCTCCGTGCTGGCCGAAGAGCTGCACTTCGGGCGCGCGGCGCGGCGCCTGTCGATCTCGCAGCCGCCGCTGTCGGTCGCGATCCGGCAGCTCGAGGAATCGGTGGGCGCGCGGCTGTTCGAGCGCAACAGCAAGGAGGTGCGGCTCACGCACGCGGGCGAGGCGTTGCGCATTTCGGCGCGGCGATTGCTGCAGCAAGCGGAAGAGGCGGCGACTGAAGCGCGCGATGTGGCGAGCGGTTCGGCGGGCCGGCTGCGCATCGGCTTTGTCGGTGCGATGCTCTATCGCGGATTGCCGCCAGCACTGCGCGCATTCCAGGCGAAGCACCCGGCGGTGCGCATCACGCTGAACGAACTCAACTCGGGCGTGCAGATCGCGGAACTGCTGCACGACCGGCTCGACCTCGGCTTCGTTCATACGAGCCGCATGCCACCCGAGCTGCATCACCGCTTGCTGCTGTCCGAGCCCTTCGTGTGTTGTCTGCCCGCAGGGCACCCGCTCGCGCGCAAGAAGGTGCTGGCCCCGGCCGACCTGCGCGACCAACCCTTCGTGCTGTTCTCGCGCGAGGCCTCACCCGACTATCACGAGCGCATCCTGTCGATCTGCGCCGATGCGGGCTTCCTGCCCGAGGTGCGGCATGAGGTGCGCCATTGGCTCGCCGTCGTGTCCTTGGTGTCGCAAGGTATGGGCGTGGCGCTGGTGCCGCAGGCGATGCGAAATTCGGCCCTCCGTGGCGCGGTGTTCCGGCCGCTCGATCGGCCGGTGGCGCAGTCAGAAGCCTATGGCGTGTGGCGCGCAGGGCCGCCCAATGTGCTCATCGAGCGGCTGCTGCAGGGTGTCGCTGAAACCGCGGCTCAGGCGTAG
- a CDS encoding UDP-glucose/GDP-mannose dehydrogenase family protein, with amino-acid sequence MKATIFGAGYVGLSFAACLAEAGHEVLCADADAGRIEGLQQGRMPLHEPGLEALVAAGLAAGTLRFTADERAASLHGDVLFIVVNTPADVEGDIDLRHVMAVARSIGQHRDRDGVVVCKSTAPVGTAEQVEAVLRAALSQRGAAHRIAVAVNPEFLREGSAVRDCRQPDRVVIGATDPGAIDLLTRLYAPFVRDPARQLLVMDRRSAELTKYAANAMLATRISFMNEMARVAEHAGADIEMVRRGIGSDRRIGPDFLQAGAGYGGSCLAKDVRALRHAADREGQPLRILAAVEAANHEQKGRLFDLMTHHFEGNIANKTIALWGLAFKPDTDDMRDAPSLVLLERLRAAGAHVQVHDPAAIPNARAIVGERGDVRWCDTPEDALQGADVLALVTEWPAFRRPDFARIASTLKTPAIFDGRNIYDAAEVEAAGIAYYGIGRGRSVLR; translated from the coding sequence ATGAAGGCGACCATCTTCGGCGCCGGTTATGTGGGCCTCAGCTTCGCCGCCTGCCTGGCCGAAGCGGGGCACGAGGTGCTGTGCGCGGACGCCGACGCGGGCCGCATCGAAGGCCTGCAGCAGGGCCGGATGCCGCTGCACGAGCCGGGGCTCGAGGCGCTGGTGGCAGCGGGCCTCGCCGCCGGAACGCTGCGGTTCACGGCCGACGAGCGCGCGGCGAGCCTGCATGGCGACGTGCTCTTCATCGTGGTCAACACGCCGGCCGATGTCGAGGGCGATATCGATCTGCGGCATGTGATGGCTGTCGCGCGCAGCATTGGCCAGCACCGCGACCGCGACGGCGTGGTCGTCTGCAAGTCCACCGCGCCGGTCGGCACCGCGGAGCAGGTCGAGGCGGTGCTGCGCGCTGCGCTTTCGCAACGCGGTGCGGCACATCGCATCGCGGTGGCCGTGAACCCCGAGTTCCTGCGCGAAGGCTCGGCCGTGCGCGATTGCCGGCAGCCCGACCGTGTAGTGATTGGTGCTACCGACCCTGGGGCCATCGACCTGCTGACGCGGCTCTATGCCCCCTTCGTGCGCGACCCGGCCAGGCAACTGCTGGTGATGGACCGACGCTCCGCCGAGCTCACCAAGTACGCCGCCAACGCGATGCTCGCGACCCGCATCAGCTTCATGAACGAGATGGCGCGCGTGGCCGAGCATGCGGGCGCCGACATCGAGATGGTGCGCCGCGGCATCGGCTCGGACCGGCGCATCGGGCCTGACTTCCTGCAGGCCGGCGCGGGCTATGGCGGGTCGTGCCTGGCGAAGGACGTGCGGGCGCTTCGGCATGCGGCCGATCGCGAGGGACAGCCGCTGCGCATCCTCGCGGCCGTCGAGGCCGCGAACCATGAACAGAAGGGGCGTCTCTTCGACCTGATGACGCATCACTTCGAAGGCAACATCGCGAACAAGACCATCGCGCTCTGGGGCCTGGCCTTCAAGCCCGACACCGACGACATGCGCGATGCGCCGAGCCTCGTGTTGCTGGAGCGCTTGAGGGCGGCGGGTGCGCATGTGCAGGTGCATGACCCGGCGGCGATACCGAATGCGCGCGCCATCGTCGGTGAGCGTGGCGATGTGCGGTGGTGCGATACGCCCGAAGATGCGCTGCAGGGTGCCGATGTGCTGGCGCTCGTGACCGAATGGCCCGCGTTCCGTCGACCCGATTTCGCTCGCATCGCGAGCACATTGAAGACACCCGCGATCTTCGACGGCCGCAACATCTACGACGCTGCTGAAGTCGAAGCCGCCGGCATCGCGTACTACGGCATCGGGCGCGGGCGGTCAGTGTTGCGCTGA